A region from the Brassica napus cultivar Da-Ae chromosome C8, Da-Ae, whole genome shotgun sequence genome encodes:
- the LOC111208740 gene encoding peptidyl-prolyl cis-trans isomerase CYP19-3 produces the protein MANPKVFFDILIGKMKAGRVVMELFADVTPRTADNFRALCTGEKGIGQAGKALHYKGSAFHRIIPGFMCQGGDFTRGNGTGGESIYGAKFQDENFKLKHTGPGILSMANSGPNTNGSQFFICTDKTAWLDGKHVVFGKVVDGYDVVKAMENVGSERGATSEPVVIEDCGELKNQTSE, from the coding sequence ATGGCAAACCCGAAGGTCTTCTTTGACATCTTGATAGGAAAGATGAAGGCGGGTCGTGTTGTGATGGAGCTATTCGCAGATGTGACACCGAGAACAGCTGATAACTTCCGTGCTCTGTGCACAGGAGAGAAGGGTATTGGGCAAGCAGGGAAGGCACTACACTACAAAGGCTCAGCCTTTCACCGTATCATCCCAGGGTTCATGTGCCAAGGAGGAGACTTCACCCGCGGGAATGGAACCGGTGGAGAATCGATTTACGGGGCTAAGTTTCAGGACGAGAACTTCAAGTTGAAGCACACTGGTCCGGGGATTTTGTCTATGGCTAATTCAGGCCCCAACACGAACGGTTCTCAGTTCTTTATCTGCACTGATAAGACAGCTTGGCTCGATGGGAAGCACGTGGTGTTTGGGAAAGTCGTTGATGGGTACGATGTGGTGAAGGCGATGGAGAATGTTGGGTCTGAGAGGGGAGCTACTTCTGAACCAGTTGTGATTGAAGATTGTGGTGAGCTCAAGAACCAAACTTCAGAATAA
- the LOC111209040 gene encoding uncharacterized protein At4g02000-like, with product MVLERWTTNPPEYFLQNIEIWIRIRHNPFNFFTAETMHHLASEVGKVEEIAYDPQVSHTKFYIRSLVTFNTNNLAKASRKLTIKGGTVTIEFEYGKIHKGCFHCLRLTHEKMKCPLLRRGGNKELKTIETPILPHGYPVLTERLDGPPGFPILFPELTNEDRKMALLYISHSYETERLARIE from the coding sequence ATGGTTCTAGAAAGGTGGACAACTAACCCACCGGAATACTTCCTCCAAAACATAGAGATTTGGATTCGCATACGCCATAATCCGTTCAATTTCTTTACCGCTGAAACTATGCATCATCTTGCTTCTGAAGTGGGTAAGGTGGAGGAAATTGCCTATGATCCTCAAGTGTCCCACACCAAGTTTTACATAAGATCGTTGGTTACTTTCAATACTAACAATCTGGCCAAAGCATCTCGGAAACTCACTATAAAAGGCGGGACTGTTACAATTGAATTTGAATATGGGAAGATTCATAAGGGATGCTTCCATTGTCTAAGGCTTACTcatgagaagatgaaatgtcCGTTACTTAGAAGAGGAGGTAACAAAGAGCTAAAGACAATTGAAACTCCAATACTACCACATGGCTATCCGGTGCTAACTGAGAGATTAGATGGTCCACCGGGGTTTCCAATACTTTTTCCTGAACTGACTAATGAGGATCGTAAGATGGCTTTGTTATACATTTCTCATTCTTATGAAACTGAGAGATTGGCTCGTATTGAATGA